From the genome of Symphalangus syndactylus isolate Jambi chromosome 7, NHGRI_mSymSyn1-v2.1_pri, whole genome shotgun sequence, one region includes:
- the GMCL2 gene encoding germ cell-less protein-like 2 encodes MGSSSSRVLRQPRPALAQQEQGARAGDSARRPDTGDDAAGYGFCYCPGSQKRKRSSGACRHCHPDSERDEDEEEGDEQRPLLNTPARKKLRSTSKYIYQTLFLNGENSDIKICALGEEWRLHKIYLCQSGYFSSMFSGSWKESSMNIIELEIPDQNIDVEALQVAFGSLYRDDVLIKPSRVVAILAAACMLQLDGLIEQCGETMKETINVKTICGYYTSVETCGLDSVKKKCLEWLQNNLMTHQNVKLFKELNINVMKQLIGSSNLFVMQVEMDVYTTLKMWTFLQLVPSWNGSLRQLLTETDVWFSKQRKDFEGMAFLETEQGKPFVSVFRHLRLQYIISDLASARIIEQDAIVPSEWLSSVYKQQWFAMLRAEQDSEVGPQEINKEDLEGNSMRCGRKLAKDGEYCWCWAGFNFGFDLLVTYTNRYIIFKRNTLNQPRSRSVSLQPRRSIAFRLRLASFDSSGKPICSRTTGYQILILKKDQEQVVMNLDGRFLTFPLYICCNFLYISPEKGIENNRHPENPEN; translated from the coding sequence ATGGGATCGTCAAGCAGCCGGGTGCTGCGTCAGCCGAGGCCAGCCCTTGCCCAGCAGGAACAGGGTGCCAGGGCCGGGGACTCAGCCCGGAGGCCGGACACTGGAGACGATGCGGCGGGCTACGGCTTCTGTTACTGCCCGGGCAGTCAGAAGCGCAAGCGGAGCAGCGGGGCCTGCCGCCACTGTCACCCGGACTCGGAGAGGGacgaggatgaggaggagggggacGAGCAGCGGCCGCTCCTCAACACCCCTGCAAGGAAAAAATTAAGGAGCACATCCAAATATATTTATCAAACATTATTTTTGAATGGTGAAAACAGTGACATTAAGATTTGCGCTCTAGGAGAAGAATGGCGattacacaaaatatatttatgccAATCTGGCTACTTTTCTAGTATGTTCAGTGGTTCTTGGAAAGAATCCAGCATGAATATTATTGAACTGGAGATTCCTGACCAGAACATTGATGTAGAAGCACTGCAGGTTGCGTTTGGTTCACTGTATCGAGATGATGTCTTGATAAAACCCAGTCGAGTTGTTGCCATTTTGGCAGCAGCTTGTATGCTGCAGCTGGATGGTTTAATAGAGCAGTGTGGTGAGACAATGAAGGAAACAATTAACGTGAAAACTATATGTGGTTATTACACATCAGTAGAGACCTGTGGATTAGATTCTGTAAAGAAAAAGTGCCTTGAATGGCTTCAAAACAATTTGATGACTCACCAGAAtgttaaactttttaaagaactCAATATAAATGTCATGAAACAGCTCATTGGTTCCTCTAACTTATTTGTGATGCAAGTGGAGATGGATGTATACACCACTCTAAAAATGTGGACGTTCCTTCAACTTGTGCCTTCTTGGAATGGATCTTTAAGACAGCTTTTGACAGAAACAGATGTCTGGTTTTCTAAACAGAGAAAAGATTTTGAAGGTATGGCCTTTCTTGAAACTGAACAAGGAAAACCATTTGTGTCAGTATTCAGACATTTAAGGTTACAATATATTATCAGTGACCTGGCTTCTGCAAGAATTATTGAACAAGATGCTATAGTACCTTCAGAATGGCTGTCTTCTGTGTATAAACAGCAGTGGTTTGCTATGCTGCGGGCAGAACAAGACAGTGAAGTAGGGCCTCAAGAAATCAATAAAGAAGACCTAGAGGGAAATAGCATGAGGTGTGGTAGAAAGCTTGCCAAAGATGGTGAATACTGCTGGTGTTGGGCGGGTTTTAACTTCGGCTTTGACCTACTTGTAACTTACACCAATCGATACATCATTTTCAAACGCAATACATTGAATCAGCCACGTAGCAGGTCTGTCAGTTTACAGCCTCGAAGGAGCATAGCATTTAGATTACGCTTGGCTTCTTTTGATAGTAGTGGAAAACCAATATGTAGTAGAACAACTGGCTATCAAATACTTATACTTAAAAAGGATCAGGAACAAGTGGTGATGAACTTGGACGGCAGGTTTCTGACCTTCCCTCTATATATCTGCTGTAACTTCTTGTATATATCACCGGAAAAAGGAATTGAAAATAATCGTCACCCAGAAAATCCAGAAAACTGA